The following DNA comes from Podarcis raffonei isolate rPodRaf1 chromosome 10, rPodRaf1.pri, whole genome shotgun sequence.
atgttttcctcgggctgagaccatttggggctttcaaggtcagcaccaacactttgaatggtgctcagaaACGGATCTAGAGCCAGTGAGGATTTCTTAGGACCCGTGTTCAGGGGCCAGCtgttcagctgctgtccaaaactgaatgtatccgttgccggaagtaatccataaGCCTCTCGTCCTCCGCCTTCTCTGGATGCCATTGCAGCGCGATGCTCCTGCTctcgggagagggagaggcgtgagttgagtgagctcggcttgccaagggttaaacggaATCGAGTTAGATTCCTAGACAGGAaagtaagacggggggggggcagggtcctccagagcgaaagcccaatccctccctttcctgcaagaagtcgAGGTTGTCCgcagatggaaacattcagacatgaaatataccctggtccctaaaacctcactgctgcaaggaaggaaggaaggaaggaaggaaggaaggaaggaaggcaggcagagaagagaaagcactTCCTCTAGCAGGGCAGAataaaacctgtggaactccctcccacaagaggcagaggccaccaataaaggtggtttaaaagaggaggaggccaatctgtggtggaggaggaggaggacagggtgatgggtggctcctctgctctgtctcccctATAGGAGGgagccctctggcctgatcctgcagggctcattttctcctccagtgcttagtgttgggatgcagccaaggaattgggggcaaatggcagccccccagctgtgctgggcgatctccagtccttggatcagcatgaaactgcaacctgagcttcagaagctgggcatgcacactcagcagagtaaagGCACAACAGAAGTGGCTGGAGAGGCATATGTGAGcagatttacaagcagtttattcagcacacatcaggacaaaggaatcatgtctgctctccttcatgtccaaagcaagacagcacccaacccgaggcaccactttagctaatgaggcctcctgctgctgcaccaccgccggagcacgatttctgttctcatcctgaagcaaagttattaacccgaagtactatttctgggttagcagagtctgtaacctgaagtgtctgtaacctgaagcgtctgtaacccaaggtaccactgtactctcatagaaAGGAGAGtcctactttatttgcttttgagtgcacacagatgcacccgtcttgcatgcttgagtaaagcaactccaggccaggaggagagtaggggccacgtgtagagcaagtccctcactgaggtcaaaaacacacagagaagcagcaggacttcttcggtaataatttactgagctttcaaagcatacagttctcactgggtccccagtgaggcacaaaacttagctcctgagggGAAATCCAGTTTCAGAAGTAAAAAAATagagcacacaggatatctaagtcaggcacacaaaccggcagaagggagcaagggaggaaagaggctggaaggacacagggcaatggatgtgtgtctttcgcttcctgtcatctgggagggaagtcagcaactcGGCAGCTGCAGGGGCTTCAcaaagaaaagctttctgccggctgcttccaggcaaatgagcatcccagaaacacacactgtgatctgcggtgtgttgccatatcagttgtttttgaaaggttatcacgatgtggtctagaaaccagtttggaacaatatatcgcccagctttAATCCTCACTGACCACCAGCAATCCAGATAAACCCTCACCCCTTCTCTATTGAAAGGTACTTTACATGTTAGATTATAATCACATTGTTtgacattgccttcaatatttcattactatacagttttacacataaataccagaacttcacatacacaaaatgtgttaaagactgatttcctgccgagttcatttctgtgaagaaaagagtggactctgagaggaagatgTCCCACACTCCAGACACCAAAATGGgatcttccatgtgagagtccctggatgttccttgaacactccattgtaaataaagcacttttgcaatcttttcatttaaactgcttctcctctctgagtttgtggatggtttgaagggtttcaattcctaaagttcttcctgtccgtgagtctgttgatttagaacTTCCACTAGGGCtcaacctctatctactttcctgatatttataaggtttgtgttttgtgtgagtttgttgacataaatcaagggttcctctctgactgaagctccttccacagtccatacatttaaatggtttctctgctgtgtgtctgctgatgtcttctaagttttccattatcactgaagctctttccgcactctatacatttaaatggtttctcccctgtgtgagtccgttgatgtgttctaaggcttctattatcactaaagctcattccgcactctatacatttatacggtttctcccctgtgtgagtccgttgatgtgttctaaggcttccattatgactaaagctctttccacactctatacatttatatggtttctcccctgtgtgagtccgttgatgtgttctaaggcttccattatgactaaagctcattccgcactctatacatttatatggtttctcccctgtgtgagtccgttgatgtgttctaagttttccattatcactaaagctctttccacactctatacatttatatggtttctcccctgtatgagtccgttgatgttttctaaggtttccattatcactgaagctctttccgcactctatacatttaaatggtttctcccctgtgtgagtccgctgatgtgttctaagttttccattatcactaaagctctttccacactctatacatttatatggtttctcccctgtgtgagtccgttgatgtgttctaagttttccattatcactaaagctctttccacactctatacatttatatggtttctcccctgtgtgagtccgttgatgtgttctaaggcttccattatgactaaagctctttccacactctatacatttatatggtttctcccctgtgtgagtccgttgatgtgttctaaggcttctattatcactaaagctcattccgcactctatacatttatatggtttctcccctgtgtgagtccgttgatgttttctaaggtttccattatcactaaagctctttccgcactctatacatttatatggtttctcccctgtgtgagtccgttgatgttttctaaggcttccattatcactaaagctctttccgcactctatacatttaaatgatttctcccctgtgtgagtccattgatgtgttctaagtCTTCCATTAtgactaaagctcattccgcactctatacatttatatggtttctcccctgtgtgaatccgctggtgtaatttaaggtctccattctgactgaagctctttccgcactccaggcatttaaaatgtttttcccctgtgtgaataTGTTGATGTAAACTTAAGTGGCCACATTGATGGAaattcttcccacactccctgcagtggaatcctttcttgcccatgtgagtcccctgatgtgttctaaggtttccactatcagtgaaacgtttcccacactccatacctttacatggtttctcccctgttggaggtcgttgatgtgaactatgtgtgctcattcaatgaacatagtccacatttcacacattttaatttctattcctaatgggggggggaggtgacccatcccctggagttctgactgccttctccatctccttcttcagagtggtaggaaagggaatcctgttttggtttcaaggaagagaactaagggaaagagaacaaatcaagttccattagcaccttctcctatttcaaTGTCTCCTACATTCCCTCaactcctacccatgttcccattTTTTAGGAAGTGAAGTTGCAATGTCATCAAATGATAATAATTCATGAGCAACTATCAAAATCCTCAACCAATGTTCATAAagcagcttgattttttaaagaatgatgtCCTGTCTGATCACGTGCCCATCTTCTGACGCAGGACTATcctaaaatgacacagaaaagcaggatattcaaggccaAATGATAAACTGTACTTAGTGGAATATGTAGTACCTTGAAAATGTAGTATTGATTCACTAATGGACTGAGGTTGTGTTATTTCTGGGGACATGAATTTGTTCCTGTTCTGTCTTAAATATCATAATCATACGATGtcgtggggtgttaggggagcggtagttcctttggtgggggaaatgtcatgcaccttatggggtaatttatccaccattggtccccaccctgcactcagctctcacctgtggcttccagaagctgtcagcatgcaacagaggccacaatcccaggaacggcttcaatcggccggctaaaccaggtgaggatagctgatgggtctcaaatccttggtttattagggaattctgctgcaggtgaaggcaggccctggtggatggagaggatgagaacaacagtgaatcccacagtcaagaaagcagattctgcccctgctgcagaggaaagtgaagggcagatggggctcgtcaaccagggaaggaagcccatcgagaaggaaaactctggtcgtaatactttgctgcctcgtgagttatcttcagaagaagaaaaggctatggagggaaacctacacaaatccagagtggagtctctaagatagttacatggtgtcctgcacacctccttccagccactcttgcagccaagctggtgcctaacgtactgctctgctttccttgggaccatataagcaaggctgagaagggtgtcttgttgtctaggcagccctgaacccccaaacacactgcccaggcttgtagtgCTGCTAACACATCAGTTTCAGGGGGAGCGATGAACTCAGATCTGTGTATCAGAATCTCTCCAATGTGGAATATGTAAAACAGAAGCACTATTTACATCATACATCAATTAAAaagtattcagaatatttgtcttttgaagaaaagaccaccaagtatccgatggccccttcaaagctaatgaaagtcttgtgcctggagcttttgggggtgcaggaccaggaaagcttctgccaccatgATCCCTCCAATTGGGATTTAGGCCTCATCATGCAACAGAAACTGCCCTGGTTGCGCTCGTTGATAATCTCAGATGCGCTAGAGTCTGAggggaaagctgtttcctggttctgctagatctctcagtggctttggagACGTTTGGCCATGGTGTCCTTCTGGACCCTCGAGGAGAGCTGGGGAAATGGTTATgcagtggttcccctccttcctcctgggccatgtccagaaagtggtgttgggggatgactgttctgacccctgggctctcacttgtggggtgcctcagggctccgtcctctcccccatgctttttaatatctataggaagctggtgggagagatcatcaggggttttgggctgggtgttcaccagtatgtgggtgatacccagctcttcttctcatttaaattggaaccagagaaggtggtgaatgccctgtgttggtgcctggaggtggtttgaggatgggtggcagctaacagattgaggttgaatcctgacaagacagaagtactgtccctggggaacaaggggtgggcaggtgtgggggaccccctggtcctgaatggggtaactgtggccctaaaggaccaggtgcacagcctaggggtcattttggactcacagctgaccatggaggcgcagctcaattctgtgtccagggcagctgtctagcagctccatctggaacgcaggctgagaccctccttccctgcacactgtcttgccagagtggtgcatgctctggttgtttCTGGCTTGGACTACCGCTATGtggtctacatggggctaccttagaAGGTGACCCAAAACTGCAACTGAATCGGAGCAGCCGCCGACACCACATATCACTGCTCCTAAAGGATCTTTcctggctcccagcacattttcaagcacaattcaaattgttagtgctgatctttaaattgtcaatgttgcattttccaggcatagaaaagtattgatctaatgcaggcttcctgaaactcggcagtttcctttctgctgagagctgGTGGTGGGATAAGTTGCGATGAGGTTATGAAGAACCTTTCTTGTTTTGgggaaccagatgaagctggtttaaactggagtgagccaggcttgttatccAGTCCCAAGGTTCCTCTGACATTTAATAGAATATAAATTACAAGGCCGAAAGGCGCCTGGTCCCACTTCCTAGTCTCCTATTTCTCTACTCAGCTTGTGTGATTTATACAtgagtgctgttttggtatgcTGAGTTAGGGTTTTACATAAGTTaagtttttcctctttttttggatcctgttatgcttctTTGCCTTCAGTAAAAAAGTTATTTGCTGAATGAGATCGTTATGGAGCAGCAAGATCTGCAACCTAAAGGcctcaacagcctcggccctgtacacctgaaggagcatctcccccaAAATCTCTCCGTCTGGACAGGCAGGTGGTCCTTCGAaggtcttctgctgattccccccccccctgcgagaagcgaagttacagggaagcaggcagagggcgaggaaatgggcaacattctgacatttagaagacagctgaaggcagccctgtatcgggaggttttta
Coding sequences within:
- the LOC128421736 gene encoding zinc finger protein 470-like codes for the protein MSTHSSHQRPPTGEKPCKGMECGKRFTDSGNLRTHQGTHMGKKGFHCRECGKNFHQCGHLSLHQHIHTGEKHFKCLECGKSFSQNGDLKLHQRIHTGEKPYKCIECGMSFSHNGRLRTHQWTHTGEKSFKCIECGKSFSDNGSLRKHQRTHTGEKPYKCIECGKSFSDNGNLRKHQRTHTGEKPYKCIECGMSFSDNRSLRTHQRTHTGEKPYKCIECGKSFSHNGSLRTHQRTHTGEKPYKCIECGKSFSDNGKLRTHQRTHTGEKPYKCIECGKSFSDNGKLRTHQRTHTGEKPFKCIECGKSFSDNGNLRKHQRTHTGEKPYKCIECGKSFSDNGKLRTHQRTHTGEKPYKCIECGMSFSHNGSLRTHQRTHTGEKPYKCIECGKSFSHNGSLRTHQRTHTGEKPYKCIECGMSFSDNRSLRTHQRTHTGEKPFKCIECGKSFSDNGKLRRHQQTHSRETI